Proteins encoded by one window of Lacipirellulaceae bacterium:
- a CDS encoding DUF1559 domain-containing protein, protein MLMRRSVSRVESHRVREGFTLVELLVVIAIIGVLVGLLLPAVQAAREAARRNQCLNNMKQIGLATINYENSNEELPAGAIFYTPREDPEFKCTAGLLAKILPYAESNALHDLIDFDNFQDGVSGCGGTHGTGNLQLPDGTYLASFEVPMYSCPSDTSERLYTGGDGIPRAKTSYVGSVGSVQYNANGGASCPEVNGFNEFSRPFGDPSGAFKQSYSYTDPTVYPGAFTRHGVATRLVEVTDGLSNTIFFGEVRRDCSTHVRSGWLHPNNGSGLCGTSIPLNYDSCQPESTNGCQQPKNWNTSFGFKSNHPGGVVCGFGDGSIHFVSENIDHWTLQFLGDKADGQVVGTF, encoded by the coding sequence ATGCTTATGAGAAGAAGCGTCAGTCGTGTTGAATCGCATCGCGTACGTGAGGGTTTTACTCTCGTTGAACTGCTCGTCGTGATCGCCATCATCGGCGTGCTCGTTGGGCTGCTCTTACCAGCGGTACAGGCAGCACGTGAGGCGGCGAGGCGGAACCAATGTCTCAACAATATGAAGCAGATCGGGCTGGCAACGATCAATTACGAAAACTCCAATGAAGAACTACCAGCCGGAGCTATCTTCTACACTCCACGGGAAGATCCAGAATTCAAATGTACGGCAGGGCTATTAGCTAAGATCTTGCCCTATGCAGAAAGCAACGCACTGCACGATTTGATCGACTTTGATAATTTTCAAGATGGAGTCAGTGGATGTGGAGGCACGCATGGAACTGGTAATCTCCAGCTTCCCGACGGTACTTATCTAGCGAGTTTCGAGGTGCCGATGTACAGCTGCCCTAGTGATACTTCCGAAAGACTTTACACCGGCGGTGATGGAATTCCGCGTGCGAAAACCAGCTATGTCGGTTCTGTTGGTTCTGTGCAGTATAACGCAAATGGCGGAGCCTCATGCCCTGAGGTAAACGGCTTTAATGAGTTTTCCCGCCCCTTTGGCGATCCCTCTGGAGCTTTCAAGCAATCGTACAGCTACACGGACCCAACAGTTTATCCTGGAGCCTTTACACGTCATGGTGTGGCCACAAGGTTGGTGGAAGTCACTGATGGTCTTTCGAACACTATTTTCTTCGGCGAAGTACGTCGAGACTGCTCTACCCACGTAAGAAGTGGATGGTTACATCCGAATAACGGTAGCGGACTTTGCGGAACTTCGATTCCATTGAACTACGATAGTTGTCAGCCGGAGTCGACTAATGGCTGCCAACAGCCAAAGAACTGGAATACCTCATTCGGATTCAAGTCGAATCACCCGGGTGGTGTTGTTTGCGGATTTGGTGACGGCAGTATTCACTTTGTCAGCGAGAACATCGACCACTGGACTCTCCAATTCCTTGGAGACAAAGCAGACGGCCAGGTTGTTGGTACTTTCTAA
- a CDS encoding carboxypeptidase-like regulatory domain-containing protein, producing MRRHRLSLIVCLGCALIGGCGDGKDLAPVKGTVTFEGKPVANATVTFSPAEEGPLSIGTTTADGTYELTQTGPERLPGAQVGQHKISISAIEQQISGEADVPEGDSFGSLGLSAQKTKTRYLIPPKYSSNRTSGLTFEVKAGEDNVADFKLEK from the coding sequence ATGCGACGCCATCGGTTATCACTGATTGTTTGCTTAGGATGCGCATTGATCGGAGGGTGTGGCGACGGCAAAGACCTTGCCCCTGTAAAGGGCACAGTGACCTTTGAGGGCAAGCCAGTCGCGAATGCAACTGTTACGTTTTCTCCTGCTGAAGAAGGTCCACTGAGCATTGGTACGACCACCGCTGATGGTACCTACGAGCTTACCCAAACAGGACCCGAACGTCTTCCAGGCGCACAAGTAGGACAGCATAAGATTAGCATTTCAGCCATCGAGCAACAGATAAGCGGAGAAGCCGATGTGCCAGAAGGAGACAGCTTTGGCTCACTAGGTCTATCCGCCCAGAAAACCAAAACGCGTTACCTAATACCGCCAAAGTACAGCAGCAACAGAACTTCCGGCCTCACTTTCGAGGTGAAAGCCGGCGAAGATAACGTTGCCGATTTCAAGCTTGAAAAATGA
- a CDS encoding carboxypeptidase-like regulatory domain-containing protein encodes MKQFPDCCRCSFRPFYASSVLFAVMFSVGCGEPSPFSEVTGTVTLDGQPVSDATVAFRPSGGGRSAYGVTKADGTYELSTLKPGDGALPGTHKVTIRAVDIEKDAEAEALAREHGSLSDMMPTGKKKKKPKEVWRVPKVYSQLDSSGLEFTVEEGGGNQADFPLKSDS; translated from the coding sequence ATGAAGCAATTTCCCGATTGCTGTAGATGCTCCTTTCGACCTTTCTATGCGTCCAGCGTGCTGTTTGCCGTCATGTTTTCGGTCGGCTGCGGAGAACCTTCGCCGTTTTCCGAAGTCACAGGCACGGTGACGCTCGATGGTCAGCCGGTTTCCGATGCGACCGTTGCCTTTCGACCCTCGGGAGGAGGTCGTAGTGCTTACGGCGTTACCAAAGCGGATGGGACCTACGAGCTCTCGACGCTAAAGCCTGGTGACGGGGCTCTGCCTGGGACTCACAAAGTTACCATCCGAGCCGTCGATATCGAGAAGGATGCAGAGGCGGAAGCCCTAGCCCGGGAGCACGGATCGCTCTCAGACATGATGCCTACGGGCAAGAAGAAAAAGAAACCCAAGGAGGTCTGGCGGGTACCGAAGGTTTACTCTCAGCTCGACAGCTCAGGCCTTGAATTCACCGTCGAAGAAGGCGGCGGCAATCAGGCGGATTTCCCACTGAAGTCGGATTCCTGA
- a CDS encoding DUF1559 domain-containing protein, producing MISIKHKRNRSTQGANRGFTLVELLVVIAIIGVLVGLLLPAVQAAREAARRGQCQNNLKQLGLAAMNFESTNEHFPTSGARTSDVWWTNDVSTGTYGGGSKWPRETAGWCYQILSYMELGSIADQRTATRPLHTGVAPLSEVPLPMMTCPTRGVRIWTESTGLVSWFCGDYANFEGRVREVEPGDPNNLEPPLVLDPFDYEQSMMTMEWYSGLIGRAGWIQSWRQSSSTGNPLTAGPKIGIKNCEDGTSNTMMFAESSQWVDAYRGINPTHWRMVGNVGGVFAPGIWTNGRVNLPGGWDSSIKGDGEPRDLGPWGTFEQGFGSAHPGIINSVFGDGSVRTISDSIDDHTFRNLCERSDGLVVDADSL from the coding sequence ATGATTTCCATTAAGCACAAAAGAAACCGAAGCACTCAGGGTGCCAACCGAGGTTTTACCCTCGTCGAACTTCTGGTCGTGATTGCGATCATCGGCGTGCTTGTCGGCTTGCTGCTTCCAGCAGTGCAAGCCGCCCGTGAAGCGGCACGGCGGGGGCAGTGTCAGAACAACTTGAAACAGCTCGGTCTGGCGGCCATGAATTTCGAGTCCACCAACGAACATTTTCCCACCAGCGGTGCCCGGACGAGCGATGTTTGGTGGACCAACGACGTTTCGACTGGTACCTATGGTGGCGGTTCCAAATGGCCGCGTGAGACCGCTGGCTGGTGCTATCAGATCTTGTCGTATATGGAACTCGGATCCATCGCAGATCAAAGGACTGCGACCCGTCCGCTGCACACCGGCGTCGCTCCACTAAGCGAAGTGCCGCTACCAATGATGACCTGCCCAACGCGTGGTGTGCGTATCTGGACGGAGAGCACTGGTTTGGTGAGTTGGTTCTGTGGTGACTACGCGAACTTCGAAGGTCGAGTTCGAGAGGTCGAGCCAGGTGACCCCAATAATCTGGAGCCACCACTGGTGCTTGATCCCTTTGACTACGAGCAATCGATGATGACCATGGAGTGGTATTCAGGGCTGATCGGTCGTGCGGGGTGGATTCAAAGTTGGAGGCAGAGCTCGAGTACGGGCAATCCACTGACTGCAGGACCGAAGATCGGTATCAAGAATTGCGAAGATGGTACCTCGAACACAATGATGTTTGCGGAATCATCACAGTGGGTTGATGCCTATCGCGGCATCAATCCCACCCATTGGCGGATGGTTGGCAACGTGGGCGGTGTGTTTGCTCCAGGCATCTGGACGAACGGTCGGGTGAACTTGCCGGGCGGATGGGATAGCTCGATTAAGGGCGATGGAGAACCTAGAGATCTAGGACCTTGGGGGACGTTTGAGCAAGGTTTCGGTTCCGCTCATCCGGGCATCATTAATTCGGTCTTCGGCGACGGCTCAGTTCGCACAATCAGCGACAGTATCGATGATCACACTTTCCGCAACCTTTGCGAGCGTTCGGACGGTCTTGTTGTCGATGCCGATTCGCTATGA
- a CDS encoding DUF4394 domain-containing protein, with translation MRLHKLALFAALFAAISLAHLRSASAELIYALTTQNDIAIVNSSDPSILLDGGAIRGLPAGSNLEAIDFRPATGDIYLLDDRENVFTLNPTTFDATLVGTYDPRVPGVSFAFDFNPAFMSGQFARIITDANDNRVISGDTGQYLLPVEKTDVFYAVGDPNEGEDPNIAGIGYTNSLPGATSTQQYGIDSDLGVLVTVANNAGTLVTVGSLGVSPLTNELGLDISGDTGIAYANLQSGPNSMLYTVNLGTGAASSLGTFISGDLIRDLTVIPRQFVPDEFIPEPASLTMFALAACGLGLRRRKA, from the coding sequence ATGAGATTACACAAACTCGCTCTTTTCGCTGCGCTCTTCGCAGCGATCAGCCTCGCACACTTGCGTAGTGCTTCGGCTGAACTTATCTATGCACTAACGACGCAAAACGACATCGCCATCGTCAACAGTTCAGACCCTTCCATCCTGCTTGATGGAGGAGCCATTCGCGGCTTACCCGCCGGCTCGAATCTCGAAGCGATCGACTTCCGCCCCGCTACCGGCGATATCTACCTGCTTGACGATCGGGAAAATGTCTTCACGCTGAACCCGACGACGTTCGACGCCACCTTGGTTGGCACCTACGATCCACGCGTCCCTGGTGTCAGCTTTGCTTTCGACTTCAATCCTGCCTTCATGAGCGGCCAGTTCGCTCGCATCATTACCGACGCCAACGACAACCGCGTCATTAGCGGCGACACAGGCCAGTATCTTCTACCTGTCGAGAAGACGGATGTCTTCTACGCCGTGGGCGATCCCAATGAGGGCGAAGACCCGAACATCGCAGGCATCGGCTACACAAATAGTCTCCCCGGTGCGACCTCGACTCAACAGTACGGCATCGACAGCGATCTGGGCGTGCTCGTCACGGTCGCCAACAATGCTGGTACTTTGGTCACCGTAGGTAGCCTTGGTGTGAGCCCGTTGACCAACGAGCTTGGCCTCGACATTAGTGGCGACACCGGCATTGCTTACGCCAACCTGCAATCTGGCCCAAACAGTATGCTTTACACCGTCAACCTTGGTACGGGTGCTGCTTCTTCGCTCGGAACCTTCATCTCGGGCGACCTGATTCGTGATCTCACGGTCATCCCCCGTCAGTTTGTTCCCGACGAGTTCATCCCCGAACCGGCCAGCCTGACGATGTTCGCCCTGGCCGCCTGCGGCTTAGGTCTCCGCCGCCGCAAGGCCTAG
- a CDS encoding DUF1579 domain-containing protein: MKSRLYFLATCLVFCPSFLSSAKAQPPQFPTPAKQHHWLEQFTGHWESLSKTVATPEQPAVQFKGSMKSRMLGKFWVVNEVRGEGLGNGDFKALQTVGYDAKKKKYVGIWIDSMMGQLWHYEGTVDETGKKLTLVAEGPDMMDQNKLTKYRDSYEFKSADLILATSEIMGPDGKWQAFMTGEMRRVEPHSSLMAKEKK, encoded by the coding sequence ATGAAATCGCGACTTTACTTTTTGGCAACCTGTCTCGTGTTTTGCCCCTCATTTCTGTCAAGCGCGAAGGCCCAGCCGCCTCAATTCCCCACCCCCGCAAAGCAGCACCACTGGCTCGAGCAATTCACTGGCCATTGGGAATCCCTCTCCAAAACCGTCGCCACGCCCGAACAGCCTGCCGTCCAGTTCAAAGGCTCGATGAAGTCACGCATGCTCGGTAAGTTCTGGGTTGTCAACGAAGTGCGGGGGGAAGGACTTGGCAACGGCGACTTTAAAGCCCTGCAAACCGTTGGTTACGACGCAAAGAAGAAGAAGTATGTCGGCATCTGGATCGACTCGATGATGGGTCAACTCTGGCACTATGAGGGAACGGTCGACGAGACCGGAAAGAAGCTCACGCTGGTCGCCGAGGGTCCAGATATGATGGACCAAAACAAGCTCACTAAGTACCGCGATAGCTACGAATTCAAATCCGCAGACTTGATCCTGGCCACCTCCGAAATCATGGGCCCAGACGGCAAATGGCAGGCCTTCATGACTGGTGAAATGCGACGAGTCGAACCCCATTCATCGCTGATGGCCAAGGAAAAGAAGTGA
- a CDS encoding family 16 glycosylhydrolase: MLSVRFSVAFRVCCPALFLLIASMGTAGQAAESLSKGPFFLEGQDPKPARQNWVRVEELSDEFEGNQLDDIKWSNSKQENGFGWLGRPPGLFRAENVVVANGMMNVTVGVLPEPRTIGRQQFLYQGAIVRSKQPCIPGMYLETRMKANATEMSSTFWLISNQRRKQRQELDIQECVGRTSTLTKEWARGWDQIFHSNLIRTERGKDKVQIQDSIKPPTKNHERFYVYAAWWKSPEEVLFFLDGKYAYTLKPETAWDFPAHIHMAIETYDWNPVPVDGGLIAKGTKEERTTQYDWVRVWRLE; this comes from the coding sequence ATGCTAAGTGTTCGATTCTCTGTTGCTTTTCGTGTTTGTTGCCCTGCCCTGTTTCTGCTTATCGCTTCGATGGGAACAGCTGGGCAGGCGGCGGAAAGTCTCTCCAAGGGGCCGTTTTTCCTAGAAGGCCAAGATCCAAAGCCAGCCAGACAGAATTGGGTACGCGTCGAAGAGCTTTCCGACGAGTTCGAGGGAAACCAGCTCGACGACATTAAGTGGAGCAACAGCAAGCAAGAGAACGGCTTTGGCTGGCTGGGGCGACCGCCCGGACTTTTTCGCGCGGAAAATGTCGTCGTCGCGAATGGCATGATGAACGTGACCGTCGGAGTGCTTCCTGAGCCGCGAACGATCGGCAGGCAACAATTCTTGTACCAGGGAGCGATTGTCCGTTCGAAACAGCCCTGCATACCGGGGATGTATCTTGAAACCAGAATGAAGGCGAACGCTACGGAGATGTCCTCAACATTCTGGCTGATCAGCAATCAACGGCGCAAGCAACGACAGGAGCTGGATATCCAAGAGTGCGTCGGTCGGACGAGCACATTGACGAAAGAGTGGGCACGAGGTTGGGATCAAATCTTTCACTCGAACTTAATCCGAACCGAGCGCGGCAAGGACAAAGTGCAAATCCAAGACAGTATCAAGCCGCCGACAAAGAACCATGAACGCTTCTATGTTTACGCTGCCTGGTGGAAGTCGCCCGAGGAGGTCTTGTTCTTTCTCGACGGTAAGTATGCTTACACCCTCAAGCCAGAGACGGCTTGGGACTTTCCGGCTCATATACACATGGCGATCGAAACTTACGACTGGAACCCCGTGCCCGTGGATGGCGGACTTATTGCAAAGGGCACGAAAGAGGAGAGAACGACGCAGTACGATTGGGTGAGAGTCTGGCGACTTGAATGA
- a CDS encoding ABC transporter ATP-binding protein — protein sequence MIHLQNFQVTRNAKPICKVEQLAIAAGERIAIVGANGSGKTTLLRAIAAIDNDFTGTLINKFSPSERTYVHQQPYLFRGTVKTNIVYGSPESTPITDWLDKLGLGKFTERDARTLSGGERRRVALARALATDPKLLLLDEPLADLDEHAAELVIQTLNELKKTTLLIASPSKLPSDLAITREFTLETA from the coding sequence ATGATCCACCTTCAAAACTTCCAAGTAACCCGCAACGCCAAGCCGATCTGCAAAGTCGAGCAACTCGCCATCGCAGCGGGCGAGCGAATTGCAATCGTTGGAGCCAACGGCAGTGGCAAGACAACCCTGCTGCGTGCAATCGCCGCCATCGACAACGACTTCACGGGAACATTGATTAACAAGTTCTCCCCCTCAGAACGAACCTATGTTCATCAGCAACCCTATCTCTTTCGTGGGACTGTCAAAACAAACATCGTTTACGGCAGTCCTGAGAGCACCCCGATTACAGATTGGTTGGACAAACTCGGCCTCGGCAAATTCACGGAGCGTGATGCACGAACTCTCTCAGGTGGCGAACGCCGGCGAGTAGCCTTAGCACGGGCACTAGCAACTGATCCCAAGCTGTTGCTCTTGGACGAGCCACTAGCAGACCTTGATGAGCACGCGGCCGAGCTCGTGATTCAGACGCTCAATGAACTCAAAAAGACGACGCTACTAATCGCGAGCCCCAGTAAACTGCCGAGTGATTTAGCGATTACACGCGAGTTCACTCTAGAGACCGCATAG
- a CDS encoding ABC transporter permease, whose product MSLLWNSLREAFSLVLSGDPLVLQAAWRSVWISTTAVGLAALFGIPLGILLARKQFPGRGLAVLLARVMMALPTVFVGMVCYALFSRRGPLGPLELLYSPWGIVAGELLLAFPIIVGLTHGAVRSLDPRVGETAFTLGASPLKRGLTYLSEARTGVLLAVLTAFARCVTELGIAMIVGGNLKDRTRTLATATALETGRGEFERGLAMSSLLLLVALIAFFVTTRLSKEG is encoded by the coding sequence ATGTCTCTCCTCTGGAACAGCCTTCGCGAAGCCTTCTCGCTCGTCCTCTCGGGCGATCCGCTGGTGCTGCAAGCTGCATGGCGGAGTGTCTGGATTTCGACAACGGCCGTCGGCTTGGCAGCGCTCTTCGGGATACCGCTGGGAATCCTGCTCGCACGAAAGCAGTTTCCAGGGCGCGGGCTGGCTGTGCTACTGGCTCGCGTCATGATGGCACTGCCGACCGTCTTCGTAGGCATGGTTTGCTACGCATTGTTCTCACGCCGCGGTCCGCTTGGACCCTTGGAACTACTCTACTCGCCGTGGGGAATCGTTGCGGGGGAACTACTCTTGGCGTTTCCGATTATCGTCGGACTCACCCACGGCGCGGTTCGTTCACTCGACCCGCGTGTTGGCGAAACGGCATTCACACTCGGTGCTTCGCCGCTGAAGCGCGGACTAACGTATCTTTCCGAAGCTCGCACCGGCGTCCTGCTTGCTGTGCTCACCGCTTTTGCCCGTTGCGTGACGGAGCTCGGCATCGCCATGATTGTCGGCGGTAACCTGAAAGACCGCACGCGAACGCTAGCTACAGCCACCGCACTCGAAACAGGACGTGGTGAATTCGAACGCGGGCTTGCGATGAGCTCGCTGTTGTTGCTCGTGGCGCTGATCGCCTTTTTCGTGACGACGCGACTCTCTAAGGAAGGCTAA
- a CDS encoding substrate-binding domain-containing protein translates to MSLRLATTTSTRDSGLLDELLPAFEKQHNVRVDVIATGTGKALKLGEAGDVDVVLVHARAAEEAFMETGHGIRREDVMANTFEIVGPTDDPADVKGSRPSEALRKIAATKTKFLSRGDDSGTHKRELQLWKNAGGLTPWSEYIETGQGMGATLTIADEMQGYALTDRGTYLRFKSKVDLVPLISGSPEEIPEMANPYGVIVVNPRKSDAINAKLANAFIDYLISDTAQQKIAKFQVEGEALFSPVRQPTADSR, encoded by the coding sequence GTGAGCTTACGCCTCGCGACAACCACCAGCACGCGCGACTCTGGCTTGCTCGACGAGCTCCTTCCTGCCTTCGAGAAGCAACACAACGTGAGAGTTGACGTGATCGCTACCGGTACGGGCAAGGCGCTCAAATTGGGCGAGGCCGGCGATGTCGACGTCGTGCTCGTGCACGCCCGGGCAGCCGAGGAGGCTTTCATGGAAACAGGGCACGGCATTCGGCGCGAGGACGTGATGGCCAATACGTTCGAAATCGTCGGCCCAACGGACGACCCTGCCGACGTCAAAGGCAGCCGTCCAAGCGAAGCGCTTCGCAAGATCGCCGCGACGAAGACAAAATTCCTCTCCCGCGGCGACGACAGTGGCACGCACAAGCGTGAATTGCAACTTTGGAAAAACGCCGGCGGGCTAACGCCTTGGAGCGAGTACATTGAAACCGGGCAGGGCATGGGCGCGACATTGACCATCGCCGACGAAATGCAAGGCTACGCACTCACCGACCGTGGAACTTACTTGCGATTCAAGTCAAAGGTCGACCTCGTCCCACTGATTAGTGGCTCGCCTGAAGAGATCCCCGAGATGGCCAACCCTTACGGTGTCATAGTGGTTAATCCTAGAAAGAGCGACGCCATCAACGCCAAGCTAGCCAACGCTTTCATCGATTACTTGATCTCCGACACTGCTCAGCAAAAGATCGCCAAGTTCCAAGTTGAGGGCGAAGCACTATTCAGCCCTGTCCGACAGCCAACAGCCGATAGCCGATAG
- a CDS encoding MoaD/ThiS family protein yields the protein MKRTVEFFGIPRARAGIARTDAVGETLGEVLQDLSQRFPGLSETCIEGSRLRDGFTVNIGGERFTRDSATVLEQNQTLLLMSLDAGG from the coding sequence ATGAAGCGAACGGTTGAGTTTTTTGGGATTCCGCGGGCTCGCGCCGGGATTGCGCGGACCGATGCCGTCGGTGAGACGCTAGGCGAGGTGCTACAGGACTTGTCTCAGCGTTTTCCCGGACTCAGCGAAACCTGCATTGAAGGGAGTCGGCTGCGTGACGGATTCACAGTGAACATAGGTGGCGAAAGATTCACGCGAGATTCTGCGACGGTGCTTGAGCAGAATCAGACTTTGTTGCTGATGTCGCTCGACGCGGGCGGATGA
- a CDS encoding aldehyde ferredoxin oxidoreductase family protein, with protein MNSPPGYHGKYLRIDLTTGHSQSMPIAASLFREYLGGSGLGTALLLEAGAAEAEPLSKEATLAFVFSPLVGSPLTTSAKFAVVGKSPLTGRINDSLASSGFAIAGKKTGHDAILLTGQAVEPSVVLIDEEEVRVESAGDLWGQAIPDAEEQLRRSYPSEFSFAVIGPAGERQVRYATISHDGRHAGRGGSGAVLGAKNVKAIGVRGNRRCEWSHPERLVEYAKRLSAKSFGPATAKYRELGTASNLLAFNRLNVLPTRNFQRGSFEGAMAIAPEQLSVARERTRASCAACTIGCEHLYSLKDERLSGKSRPVRLEYENLFALGPLCEVSDPEVVLTASQKCDELGLDTISAGGTIAFAMECQQKGYLQSLGIDAKWLQFGSGEGLLRALDEIAEATSLGKLLASGSRAMADLVGHDSLDFAPQVKGLELPGYDPRGLQTMALGFAVGTRGADHNRSGAYEADFSEEVDRRHAGPGSARLAVETEDKAAIMDSLILCKFLRGVFEDFFLDAAEMLSLVTGWDVTREEMRATARRIVDAKKQFNIKAGWTPAEDTLPKRMLNSALEDDEKATLPSERLDSLIQAYNLERGWTREGWLEKE; from the coding sequence ATGAATTCTCCACCGGGCTATCACGGCAAGTATCTTCGGATCGACCTTACCACGGGCCATTCCCAAAGCATGCCGATTGCTGCTTCGCTGTTTCGCGAATACCTCGGCGGCAGTGGCTTGGGGACGGCTCTGCTGTTGGAAGCTGGAGCGGCCGAAGCCGAGCCGCTATCTAAGGAGGCGACGCTCGCCTTTGTCTTTAGCCCCTTGGTCGGTAGTCCCCTGACCACCAGCGCGAAGTTTGCCGTCGTCGGGAAAAGCCCACTGACCGGTCGGATTAACGATTCGCTGGCCAGCAGTGGGTTTGCGATTGCCGGGAAGAAGACCGGGCACGATGCGATTCTCCTCACAGGTCAGGCGGTTGAACCGTCGGTTGTGCTGATTGATGAGGAAGAAGTCCGAGTTGAAAGCGCAGGCGATCTTTGGGGCCAAGCGATCCCTGATGCCGAGGAGCAGCTTCGCAGAAGTTACCCAAGTGAGTTCAGCTTTGCCGTGATTGGCCCTGCTGGTGAACGGCAAGTTCGTTACGCGACGATTTCTCACGATGGCCGTCACGCAGGCCGTGGCGGCAGTGGTGCGGTGCTGGGCGCGAAGAACGTCAAGGCGATTGGCGTCCGAGGAAACCGGCGTTGTGAGTGGTCGCACCCTGAGCGGCTGGTTGAATATGCCAAGCGGCTATCCGCAAAATCATTCGGACCAGCCACAGCGAAATATCGCGAGTTGGGCACCGCTTCGAACCTGCTGGCCTTCAATCGATTAAATGTTCTGCCAACGCGAAATTTCCAACGGGGAAGTTTCGAGGGCGCGATGGCGATCGCTCCCGAGCAATTGAGCGTTGCTCGCGAGCGGACCCGTGCTTCTTGTGCCGCCTGTACGATTGGTTGCGAGCATCTGTATTCACTCAAGGACGAACGGCTAAGCGGCAAGTCGCGGCCGGTACGATTAGAGTACGAAAACCTTTTCGCCCTGGGGCCACTTTGTGAAGTTAGCGATCCGGAAGTCGTCCTGACTGCCTCGCAGAAGTGCGATGAGTTGGGGCTCGATACGATCAGCGCCGGCGGGACGATCGCCTTCGCGATGGAATGCCAACAGAAGGGCTACTTGCAGTCTTTAGGAATTGATGCCAAGTGGTTGCAGTTTGGCAGCGGAGAGGGCTTATTACGGGCGCTTGATGAAATCGCTGAAGCTACGTCGCTCGGGAAGTTGCTCGCAAGCGGAAGCCGTGCGATGGCGGACCTGGTCGGGCACGACTCGCTTGACTTTGCCCCACAAGTAAAAGGTTTGGAACTGCCCGGCTACGATCCGCGTGGATTGCAAACGATGGCTCTCGGGTTTGCCGTGGGCACGCGGGGGGCGGACCATAATCGCTCGGGGGCCTACGAAGCCGACTTCTCAGAGGAGGTCGACCGACGCCATGCAGGTCCTGGGTCCGCCAGGCTTGCGGTCGAGACGGAAGACAAAGCGGCGATCATGGACTCGCTCATCCTGTGCAAGTTTTTGCGAGGCGTCTTTGAGGACTTCTTTCTCGACGCCGCGGAAATGCTGAGCCTGGTGACCGGCTGGGACGTGACACGTGAGGAGATGCGAGCCACCGCCCGGCGAATCGTCGATGCGAAGAAACAATTCAACATCAAAGCGGGTTGGACACCGGCGGAAGACACGCTGCCAAAGAGGATGCTCAATAGTGCGTTAGAGGATGACGAAAAGGCAACGCTGCCGAGCGAGCGGCTGGATTCGCTGATTCAGGCCTACAACTTGGAGCGGGGTTGGACGCGTGAAGGCTGGTTGGAGAAAGAATGA
- a CDS encoding molybdopterin dinucleotide binding domain-containing protein, producing the protein MPETFILIPGRTSDQGCGISEGKFLEKYQREINTLQVNPEDMGRLGISKGDRVRLTSEWNTIEAEVEPSKGDELPAGLLFIAYGNLSSLLMGGDTHGSGMPTSKGIDVELEVLK; encoded by the coding sequence ATGCCCGAAACCTTCATCCTCATTCCCGGCAGAACCAGCGACCAAGGCTGCGGCATTAGCGAGGGGAAATTCCTCGAAAAGTACCAGCGCGAGATCAACACGCTGCAGGTGAATCCCGAGGACATGGGCCGTTTGGGGATCTCCAAAGGAGATCGCGTCCGGCTGACCAGCGAGTGGAACACAATCGAGGCTGAGGTCGAACCTTCCAAAGGGGACGAACTCCCGGCAGGGCTCCTTTTTATCGCCTACGGCAACCTCTCCAGCCTCCTCATGGGTGGCGACACCCACGGCAGCGGCATGCCGACGAGCAAGGGGATTGATGTGGAGCTAGAGGTTTTAAAATGA